Proteins from a genomic interval of Osmia bicornis bicornis chromosome 13, iOsmBic2.1, whole genome shotgun sequence:
- the LOC114878106 gene encoding transmembrane protease serine 4-like: MKKKSGKLGRACTAALLQHFPESFHRLITVADVPCGQGRFATRTARLVGGQNAIPHEFPWMVSISRKGGHFCGGTILNSRFVLTAAHCLCSIFNVLCRVDSDTSIDGKVEYTFRISIFLITTQLIIETRNKEISFVRFRARSMVPAGQLRVSLGEYNLKEPEVPASKEERVASIILHPDHKCGKYVDDIALLELARPISWSESVKPACLPVATGKPGYSAFGGEFAKAAGWGWYGEDRSKYRYESINQRTFPCLPDKRADVLQKVDVRVIENNVCREWYASQGKSTRVGEKQMCAGHEEGGRDACWADSGGPLMIEGLSGNKMMVVGIVSSGVGCGRPRLPGLYTRVSEYIPWISQHVLPIR, from the exons atgaaaaaaaaatcaggaAAACTAGGACGAGCTTGTACGGCTGCTTTGTTGCAGCATTTCCCGGAATCGTTCCACCGT TTGATAACAGTTGCCGATGTGCCCTGCGGCCAAGGAAGATTCGCTACACGCACGGCAAGGCTGGTCGGAGGACAAAACGCGATACCGCACGAATTTCCTTGGATGGTGAGCATCAGCAGAAAAGGAGGACACTTCTGCGGTGGTACCAttcttaattcaagattcgTCCTGACTGCAGCGCATTGCTTGTGTTC AATCTTCAACGTTCTATGTCGCGTTGATTCTGATACTTCTATTGACGGAAAAGTTGAATATACTTTtcgaatttctatttttcttattaCCACCCAACTAATCATAGAGAcgagaaataaagaaatttctttcGTTCGATTCAGAGCAAGATCGATGGTACCTGCCGGTCAATTGCGAGTGAGCCTGGGCGAGTATAATCTGAAGGAACCGGAAGTGCCGGCGTCTAAAGAAGAGAGAGTAGCCAGCATTATCCTGCATCCGGACCACAAATGTGGAAAATACGTGGACGATATTGCCCTTCTAGAGCTGGCAAGGCCAATCAGTTGGTCGGAGAGCGTGAAACCCGCCTGTTTACCTGTGGCCACAGGGAAACCAGGGTACAGCGCCTTCGGCGGTGAATTTGCTAAGGCCGCTGGATGGGGGTGGTACGGGGAAGATAGATCTAAAT ATAGATACGAATCGATTAAT CAAAGAACGTTTCCCTGTCTTCCAGATAAACGAGCGGACGTGTTGCAAAAAGTGGACGTTCGCGTGATCGAAAACAACGTTTGTCGCGAGTGGTATGCCAGCCAGGGCAAGTCGACTCGCGTGGGAGAGAAGCAAATGTGCGCTGGCCACGAAGAAGGCGGTCGAGACGCTTGTTGG GCTGACAGTGGCGGACCATTGATGATCGAAGGTCTATCGGGGAATAAGATGATGGTCGTAGGAATTGTCTCTTCCGGGGTGGGATGTGGCCGACCACGACTTCCTGGTCTTTACACACGAGTCTCGGAATATATACCTTGGATCTCCCAACATGTACTTCCGATTCGGTGA
- the LOC114878108 gene encoding 30S ribosomal protein S11 yields MIKSTLQLAIRPLARTVISPVKKSTVLPCIQLIDIRNIHITSNASKELRQGKEKLRVKPEKPYVAEGEGVTNISLISDSVDTLFPDISTPNKIFDDVPYNKLHIINIKATKNNTIMTLTDHRGQVIITHSAGVEGFKNTRKGTNVAAQQTANVLGLRGIEKGIKTVRVRIQGLGPGRAGALKGLQLSGMNVVSLTDDTRVSWNPPRPRKQRRI; encoded by the exons atgataaaatccACCTTGCAATTGGCGATACGTCCCCTTGCAAGGACAGTGATTTCACCTGTTAAAAAGTCTACTGTATTGCCATGTATTCAGTTGATTGACATTCGAAATATTCATATAACCTCAAATGCATCGAAGGAACTTCGTcaaggaaaagagaaactCAGAGTTAAGCCCGAAAAACCATATGTTGCTGAAGGAGAAGGAGTAACTAATATTTCTCTTATCTCTGATTCGGT AGACACCTTATTTCCTGATATTTCTACACCAAATAAGATTTTTGATGATGTACCATATAATAAGTTgcatattattaatataaaggCAACAAAGAATAATACGATAATGACTCTCACTGATCACAGAG GACAGGTAATTATAACACACAGCGCTGGTGTTGAAggttttaaaaatacaagGAAGGGTACTAATGTTGCCGCACAGCAAACTGCTAATGTACTTGGGCTG CGTGGCATtgaaaaaggaattaaaacaGTCAGAGTAAGAATACAAGGACTTGGGCCTGGTAGGGCG GGTGCTTTGAAAGGTCTTCAGCTTTCAGGAATGAATGTTGTTTCTCTCACTGATGATACTAGGGTATCATGGAATCCTCCAAGAccaaggaaacaaagaaggATATAA